A window of the Roseburia sp. 831b genome harbors these coding sequences:
- a CDS encoding calcium/sodium antiporter translates to MSNIQTILLNIFWLISGFFLLMKGADWFVDGAAGFARRLGIPQLVIGLTIVAMGTSAPEAAVSITAALRHNAGISIGNVVGSNILNILIILGITCIIATLKIQISTLHYEIPYMVAITILLLLFGYTSSIVNRIEGAILWFFFLLYLVYLYLLSRNGKEEPVLEEKHVPQLLLYTIAGIVFIILGSNVTVNGATAFAKMFGLSDRFIGLTIVAFGTSLPELVTSVTAAKKGNSDIAVGNIVGSNIFNILFVIGTTALICPVPFESNFIVDSVIAIFAGILLFLCTVRSRQLKRPCGILMLLCYFGYLVYLLH, encoded by the coding sequence ATGAGTAACATTCAGACCATTCTTCTGAACATATTCTGGTTGATTTCCGGATTTTTTCTACTCATGAAAGGCGCCGACTGGTTTGTCGATGGAGCTGCAGGATTTGCTCGCAGACTTGGAATACCACAGCTTGTAATCGGACTTACCATCGTCGCCATGGGAACAAGTGCGCCTGAGGCGGCGGTCAGTATTACCGCTGCCTTGCGGCACAATGCCGGGATTTCTATTGGAAATGTTGTTGGAAGTAATATTTTAAACATCCTTATTATTCTTGGAATTACCTGTATCATTGCAACCTTGAAAATTCAAATTTCGACCTTGCACTATGAAATTCCTTATATGGTTGCAATTACGATTTTACTGCTTCTATTTGGTTACACTTCCTCAATTGTGAATCGAATAGAAGGTGCAATTTTGTGGTTTTTCTTCCTATTATATCTGGTTTATCTTTACCTTCTTTCCCGGAATGGAAAAGAGGAACCTGTCTTAGAAGAAAAACACGTCCCACAGCTTTTACTTTATACCATTGCTGGTATCGTTTTTATTATTTTAGGCAGTAATGTGACTGTCAACGGTGCGACCGCCTTTGCCAAAATGTTTGGATTAAGTGACCGCTTTATCGGTCTTACAATTGTCGCATTCGGAACGTCTCTCCCCGAGCTCGTCACTTCCGTCACTGCCGCCAAAAAGGGGAACTCCGATATCGCAGTTGGTAACATCGTAGGAAGTAATATTTTTAATATTTTGTTTGTCATTGGAACAACCGCTCTGATTTGTCCGGTTCCGTTTGAATCCAACTTTATTGTGGATTCCGTCATTGCTATTTTTGCCGGCATTTTACTTTTTCTTTGCACGGTTCGCTCCAGGCAGCTGAAACGCCCCTGTGGTATCCTAATGCTTCTCTGCTACTTCGGATATCTCGTTTACTTGCTGCATTAG
- a CDS encoding GNAT family N-acetyltransferase: protein MQIKKKEQIKTERLVIRPYSLQDVDGLVNLLTNSEITKTFMVPEFDSLEQAENLAKKLVSFSQVEDTGHLEYGIYLDGKIIGFINECGIEEEEIEIGYVIHPDYQGHGYATEAVKAILLELQEMGFQKVTAGYFSENKASYHVMKKCGMTQTEYTDEEEYRGERHLCRYCEIHFKKD from the coding sequence TTGCAAATTAAGAAAAAAGAACAAATCAAAACAGAGCGCCTTGTCATAAGACCATATTCGTTGCAGGATGTAGATGGATTAGTGAATCTTCTTACAAATTCTGAAATTACAAAAACATTTATGGTTCCAGAGTTTGATTCCCTAGAACAGGCAGAGAATCTTGCGAAGAAACTCGTTTCATTTAGTCAGGTGGAAGATACCGGGCATTTAGAATATGGAATTTATTTGGATGGGAAAATAATTGGCTTTATCAATGAATGTGGAATTGAGGAAGAGGAGATTGAGATTGGATATGTGATTCATCCAGATTATCAGGGACATGGATATGCAACGGAGGCTGTGAAGGCAATTCTTCTTGAATTACAAGAAATGGGATTTCAAAAGGTTACTGCCGGTTATTTTTCAGAGAACAAGGCAAGTTACCATGTTATGAAAAAGTGTGGAATGACGCAGACAGAATACACGGATGAAGAGGAGTATCGGGGAGAGCGGCATCTTTGTCGTTATTGTGAGATTCATTTCAAAAAGGATTAA
- a CDS encoding CvpA family protein, whose product MNWVFISVLVVLVVSVIRGYRKGFLRIAYSLIAWMLMMVFTSWITPYISDFLVENTKVYATIEQKCEQQLKDKAQEKVEEQTNESQAALSSDSEIKKMLSEFGIALPESVGEKVCENVANSAGDLLEQSGVYESIAKGMADFIINGLSFFLALILAILISHIIEKFLDLFSRIPILGGINRVLGLFAGGVYGMCLIWLAFSLIAICSSSEIGRFSYSYIQENGLLLYLYEKNPLVTLFMSFF is encoded by the coding sequence ATGAACTGGGTATTCATAAGTGTTTTAGTTGTTCTTGTGGTAAGTGTGATAAGAGGATATCGAAAAGGGTTTTTACGAATCGCCTATTCTCTGATTGCCTGGATGTTAATGATGGTGTTCACATCGTGGATAACACCTTACATATCAGACTTTCTTGTGGAAAACACAAAGGTTTATGCTACAATCGAACAAAAATGTGAACAGCAATTGAAAGATAAGGCGCAGGAAAAAGTAGAAGAGCAGACAAATGAAAGCCAGGCAGCATTATCTTCGGATTCTGAAATAAAAAAGATGTTATCGGAGTTTGGAATAGCACTTCCGGAATCTGTTGGGGAAAAGGTCTGCGAAAATGTTGCAAACAGTGCAGGCGATCTGCTAGAACAAAGTGGTGTGTATGAAAGCATTGCAAAAGGAATGGCAGATTTTATAATAAACGGACTTTCCTTCTTTCTCGCATTAATCCTTGCGATTTTGATTTCGCATATTATAGAAAAGTTTTTGGATTTGTTTTCGAGGATACCGATACTAGGCGGTATCAACCGGGTTTTAGGACTGTTTGCAGGTGGAGTTTACGGAATGTGCCTGATATGGCTGGCATTTAGTCTGATTGCAATCTGCTCGTCCAGTGAAATAGGAAGATTTTCCTATTCCTACATACAGGAAAATGGTTTGTTATTATATCTATATGAAAAGAATCCGCTTGTTACATTATTCATGTCATTCTTTTAA
- a CDS encoding DUF5711 family protein encodes MADTKKNGFHTVEVDMEEYEQKLRAHRKKIFKRIMTLVIAVVLVFLGVSFYFSLKFYDKYEVRSSVERADTEATKFEEFGGNILKYSNDGAFYTDVSNELIWNQTFEMTKPMIDICEGYLVIYDKDGTQVFILNKEGLQGSIETTMPIQQVCVANQGTVAVLMNQQQTGYLKLYDKKGEELASGEIHGEKGGYPIALALSNDANKMAVSMLDINDGDIKTTIAFYNFGSVGQNEIDNCVGSYSYPDMVFPEIDFLSNDKMVAFGDGEVILFEGTQKPQVTNEIFLEKEVKSIFYNESYFGIVTSNEDEAVTHHITVYNMNGKAVMEKDFAMEYEHIEFLENNEICVRNATSFDIYTIRGIYKCHYDFDQNLFRVLSGGTGRNYVFVLDGKTEKVQLK; translated from the coding sequence ATGGCAGATACGAAGAAAAACGGTTTCCATACAGTGGAAGTGGATATGGAAGAATACGAACAGAAACTCCGGGCGCACCGCAAGAAGATTTTTAAAAGAATCATGACGCTTGTGATTGCGGTAGTTCTTGTTTTCCTGGGGGTCAGTTTTTATTTTTCTCTGAAATTTTATGATAAATATGAGGTGCGTTCCAGCGTAGAACGTGCAGATACAGAGGCAACCAAATTTGAAGAGTTTGGTGGAAATATTTTAAAATACAGCAACGACGGTGCCTTTTATACAGATGTTTCAAACGAGTTAATCTGGAATCAGACGTTTGAGATGACAAAGCCAATGATTGATATCTGCGAAGGATATCTTGTCATTTACGACAAAGACGGCACGCAGGTTTTCATTCTCAACAAAGAAGGACTGCAAGGCAGCATTGAGACAACGATGCCAATCCAGCAGGTTTGTGTTGCAAATCAAGGGACAGTTGCAGTTTTAATGAACCAGCAGCAAACCGGATATTTAAAACTGTACGATAAAAAAGGGGAAGAGCTTGCCTCCGGTGAGATTCATGGAGAAAAAGGCGGCTATCCGATTGCACTTGCGCTGTCAAATGATGCAAATAAAATGGCAGTTTCCATGCTGGATATCAACGACGGCGATATAAAGACAACCATTGCATTTTATAATTTTGGTTCCGTGGGTCAGAATGAAATTGACAACTGTGTTGGTTCTTATTCCTATCCTGATATGGTATTCCCGGAAATTGACTTCCTTTCCAACGACAAGATGGTCGCATTTGGAGATGGAGAGGTGATTCTGTTCGAGGGAACGCAAAAGCCACAGGTAACCAATGAGATTTTTCTGGAAAAAGAAGTGAAGAGCATTTTTTATAATGAATCTTATTTTGGAATTGTGACCAGCAATGAGGATGAGGCGGTGACACATCATATTACCGTTTATAATATGAATGGAAAAGCAGTAATGGAAAAAGATTTTGCGATGGAGTATGAGCATATAGAGTTTCTGGAAAATAATGAAATCTGTGTTCGGAATGCAACATCCTTTGATATTTACACCATTCGGGGCATTTACAAATGTCATTACGATTTTGACCAGAATCTGTTTCGTGTTCTCTCAGGAGGAACGGGCAGAAATTATGTGTTTGTCTTGGATGGAAAGACAGAAAAAGTACAGCTGAAGTAG
- a CDS encoding LysM peptidoglycan-binding domain-containing protein encodes MIEIIQEEKEKEKGLPKEIRQIGNADIGDRIYVAENVYQYLHRKVAWSEETFEERKVFVLLGKLEDFQEQKCIFVEYALSLETMPMQEGLPVWSDSTWGYVFKKMKHFSEEMIVVGWAFDLKGGTPGMVHRLTQLHMTHFGGRHQVLFLMDSVEKEENFFCNRHGELSMREGFYLYHEKKALALAKEKDKPAEVTIEHEKVSKQEENNRMRFSKAAPVKEKRKRFSPTYALAIATLVLIFAAYRNNVRMKNLQETISQMNTAQTVFAETDSEQKVAIETLKGNVEKKTETSDAQPATETTVQADETVQPDAAPAADTTTQAASARPTDAAAQPDNETQQGATVQSDNTAQPDATTQPDNAPASQQTATTTAANISPEAKVYLNQGYYVVQKGDSLAGICMKLYQTNAMMDKLCEVNGIENADQIYEGQCLTLPH; translated from the coding sequence ATGATTGAGATTATTCAGGAAGAAAAGGAGAAAGAAAAAGGACTACCAAAGGAAATACGCCAGATTGGAAATGCAGATATTGGTGACCGGATTTATGTAGCGGAAAATGTGTATCAATATTTACACCGCAAGGTGGCATGGAGCGAGGAAACATTCGAGGAACGGAAAGTTTTTGTGTTGCTTGGAAAATTGGAAGATTTTCAGGAGCAAAAATGCATTTTTGTTGAGTATGCGCTATCACTAGAGACGATGCCGATGCAGGAGGGGCTTCCGGTCTGGAGTGATTCCACCTGGGGATATGTCTTTAAGAAAATGAAACACTTTTCTGAGGAAATGATTGTTGTCGGCTGGGCATTTGATTTAAAAGGAGGAACGCCAGGAATGGTGCATCGCCTGACACAGTTACATATGACGCATTTTGGAGGACGCCATCAGGTGTTGTTTTTAATGGATTCTGTGGAAAAAGAAGAGAATTTCTTTTGCAATCGTCACGGAGAACTTTCTATGCGGGAAGGCTTCTATCTGTATCATGAGAAAAAGGCGCTTGCATTAGCAAAAGAGAAGGACAAGCCGGCAGAGGTTACGATAGAGCATGAAAAAGTATCGAAACAGGAAGAAAATAATAGGATGCGGTTTTCAAAGGCAGCACCTGTGAAAGAAAAAAGAAAACGTTTTTCGCCGACATACGCATTGGCAATTGCAACACTGGTGCTAATTTTTGCCGCTTATCGGAACAACGTGCGGATGAAAAATCTGCAGGAAACGATTTCACAGATGAATACAGCACAGACGGTGTTTGCGGAGACAGACAGTGAGCAAAAGGTTGCAATCGAAACCTTAAAAGGAAATGTCGAAAAGAAAACAGAGACATCGGACGCCCAGCCTGCGACAGAGACTACGGTTCAGGCAGACGAAACTGTCCAGCCGGATGCTGCACCGGCAGCGGACACGACAACCCAGGCAGCATCTGCGCGGCCGACGGATGCTGCAGCACAGCCCGATAATGAAACACAGCAAGGTGCCACAGTTCAGTCGGATAACACCGCCCAGCCGGACGCCACGACTCAGCCCGATAATGCGCCGGCATCCCAGCAGACGGCGACAACAACCGCTGCAAATATTTCGCCGGAGGCAAAGGTGTATTTAAATCAGGGGTATTATGTAGTACAAAAAGGGGACAGCCTTGCCGGAATCTGTATGAAGCTATATCAGACCAATGCGATGATGGATAAGCTGTGTGAGGTAAACGGCATTGAAAATGCAGATCAGATTTATGAAGGACAGTGCTTAACCCTTCCACATTAA
- a CDS encoding transketolase family protein: MSEVKKIATRESYGNALVEIGKEHEDLIVLDADLAGATKTGIFKKAFPERHWDIGIAECNMAGIAAGLATCGKVPFISSFAMFAAGRAFEQVRNAIGYPHLNVKIGATHAGISVGEDGATHQCLEDLALMRTIPGMVVINPADDTEARAAVKAAYEYVGPVYLRFGRLAIPVINDPETYKFEIGKGVVLKEGTDVTIFATGLEVSESLEAAKLLEADGINAEVINIHTIKPIDAELVVKSATKTGKVVTVEEHSVIGGLGSAVCDVLSEKAPTKVMKIGVNDVFGESGPATELIQKYGLDAKSIYEKVKAFVRA; encoded by the coding sequence ATGTCAGAAGTAAAGAAAATCGCAACAAGAGAAAGCTATGGTAATGCTTTAGTTGAAATCGGAAAAGAACATGAAGACTTAATCGTTTTAGATGCAGACTTAGCAGGCGCAACCAAAACTGGTATTTTCAAAAAAGCGTTCCCGGAACGTCATTGGGATATCGGTATCGCAGAGTGTAACATGGCTGGTATCGCAGCAGGTCTTGCTACCTGTGGAAAAGTACCATTTATCAGTTCCTTTGCAATGTTTGCAGCAGGAAGAGCATTCGAGCAGGTTCGTAATGCAATCGGTTATCCACATTTAAATGTAAAAATTGGTGCAACACATGCCGGAATCTCTGTTGGTGAAGACGGTGCAACACACCAGTGTCTGGAAGATCTTGCATTGATGCGTACGATTCCGGGAATGGTAGTCATCAACCCTGCAGACGATACAGAAGCAAGAGCAGCAGTCAAAGCAGCTTATGAGTATGTAGGTCCTGTATACCTTCGTTTCGGACGTCTTGCAATTCCGGTTATCAATGACCCGGAAACATACAAATTCGAGATTGGAAAAGGTGTTGTGTTAAAAGAAGGAACAGACGTTACCATTTTTGCAACAGGTCTTGAAGTAAGTGAATCCTTAGAAGCTGCGAAACTGTTAGAGGCTGACGGAATCAATGCTGAGGTTATCAACATTCATACCATTAAACCAATCGATGCAGAATTGGTTGTAAAATCTGCTACAAAGACTGGCAAAGTTGTCACAGTCGAAGAACATTCCGTCATCGGCGGACTTGGAAGCGCTGTATGTGATGTCTTAAGCGAGAAAGCTCCAACCAAGGTAATGAAGATTGGTGTCAATGATGTCTTTGGAGAATCTGGCCCGGCTACGGAATTAATTCAGAAATACGGATTAGATGCAAAGAGCATTTACGAGAAAGTAAAAGCATTTGTAAGAGCTTAG
- a CDS encoding transketolase, which yields MTNLELQITANEIRKGIVSSVHSAKAGHPGGSLSAADIFTYLYFEEMNVDPKNPKMADRDRFVLSKGHVAPGLYATLAEKGFFPKKDLLTLRHTGSYLQGHPDMKHIPGVDMSSGSLGQGLSAAVGMAAAGKFDKKDYRVYALCGDGEIQEGQIWEAAMWAGFKKLDNLCVIVDNNNLQIDGTIDEVCSPYPIDKKFEAFNFHVINIDGNNFDEIRAAMKEARETKGMPTAIIAKTVKGKGVSFMENNVDWHGKAPNDEQYAVAMADLEKVGEALCQK from the coding sequence ATGACGAATTTAGAATTACAAATCACTGCAAATGAGATTCGTAAAGGTATTGTCTCATCTGTACACAGTGCAAAGGCAGGACATCCAGGTGGATCACTGTCAGCAGCAGATATTTTTACATATCTGTATTTTGAGGAAATGAACGTAGACCCAAAGAACCCGAAGATGGCAGACCGCGATCGTTTTGTATTATCAAAAGGTCACGTTGCACCAGGTCTCTATGCTACATTAGCAGAGAAAGGATTTTTCCCAAAGAAAGATTTACTGACACTTCGTCATACCGGTTCCTACTTACAGGGACACCCTGATATGAAGCACATCCCAGGTGTAGATATGTCAAGTGGTTCTTTAGGACAGGGACTTTCTGCAGCAGTTGGTATGGCAGCAGCAGGAAAATTTGACAAAAAAGATTACCGCGTATATGCACTTTGCGGAGACGGTGAGATTCAGGAAGGCCAGATTTGGGAAGCAGCAATGTGGGCTGGTTTCAAAAAATTAGACAACCTTTGTGTTATTGTAGATAACAACAACCTTCAGATTGACGGAACAATCGATGAAGTATGTTCTCCATACCCAATCGATAAGAAGTTTGAAGCATTCAACTTCCATGTAATCAATATTGATGGTAACAATTTTGATGAGATTCGTGCAGCAATGAAAGAAGCACGTGAGACAAAAGGAATGCCAACCGCAATCATCGCGAAAACGGTAAAAGGAAAAGGAGTTTCCTTCATGGAGAATAACGTAGACTGGCATGGAAAAGCTCCAAACGATGAACAGTATGCAGTTGCAATGGCAGATTTAGAGAAAGTAGGTGAAGCATTATGTCAGAAGTAA
- the recR gene encoding recombination mediator RecR translates to MDYYSKQISKLIEELSSLPGIGAKSAQRLAFHILNMPKEQVESLSHAILDAKENVRYCKECFTLTDEELCPICRDASRNHKVIMVVENTRDLAAYEKTGKFDGVYHVLHGAISPMLGIGPNDIKLKELMQRLQQDVDEVIIATNSSLEGETTAMYMSKLIKPTGIKVTRIASGVPVGGDLEYIDEVTLLRALEGRTEL, encoded by the coding sequence ATGGATTATTATAGCAAACAGATTAGTAAACTGATTGAAGAATTGTCCAGCCTTCCTGGAATCGGTGCAAAGTCCGCACAGCGTCTGGCGTTTCATATTTTGAACATGCCAAAGGAACAGGTAGAAAGTCTGTCACATGCGATATTAGATGCAAAAGAAAATGTCAGATATTGCAAGGAATGTTTCACTCTGACCGATGAAGAGCTCTGCCCGATTTGCAGGGATGCAAGCCGAAATCACAAGGTTATCATGGTGGTGGAGAACACAAGAGATCTTGCAGCGTATGAGAAGACAGGGAAATTTGACGGTGTCTATCATGTGCTCCACGGAGCAATCTCGCCGATGCTTGGAATCGGACCAAATGATATCAAATTAAAAGAATTAATGCAGCGTCTCCAACAGGATGTGGATGAGGTTATCATTGCGACAAACTCCAGCCTGGAAGGTGAGACAACCGCAATGTATATGAGTAAACTGATTAAACCGACAGGAATCAAGGTGACAAGAATTGCCAGTGGGGTTCCGGTTGGAGGAGATTTGGAATATATTGATGAGGTAACTTTACTCCGCGCATTGGAGGGCCGAACAGAACTATAA
- a CDS encoding YbaB/EbfC family nucleoid-associated protein: MAKRGGFPGGMPGNMNNLMKQAQKMQRQMEEAQKELEEKEVTATAGGGAVEVTISGKKEITKVKLSEEVVDPDDIEMLEDLIMAATNEALRKIEEESSNSMSKITGGLGGLPF, translated from the coding sequence ATGGCAAAAAGAGGTGGATTCCCAGGCGGTATGCCAGGAAATATGAATAACCTTATGAAACAGGCGCAGAAGATGCAAAGACAGATGGAAGAAGCGCAGAAAGAGTTAGAAGAAAAAGAAGTGACAGCAACAGCTGGTGGCGGGGCTGTGGAAGTTACCATTTCCGGTAAGAAAGAGATTACAAAAGTAAAATTATCCGAAGAAGTGGTAGATCCAGACGATATTGAGATGTTAGAAGATTTGATTATGGCAGCAACCAATGAGGCACTTCGTAAAATCGAAGAAGAATCATCCAATTCCATGTCCAAAATCACAGGCGGATTAGGCGGTTTGCCATTCTAA
- the dnaX gene encoding DNA polymerase III subunit gamma/tau yields the protein MSYTALYRKFRPQEFEDVKGQDHIVTTLKNQIKADRIGHAYLFCGTRGTGKTTIAKIFAKAVNCEHPVDGSPCGECPTCKAIAAGTSMNVIEIDAASNNGVDNIREIREEVAYRPTEGKYKVYIIDEVHMLSIGAFNALLKTLEEPPAYVIFILATTEAHKIPITILSRCQRYDFRRISIDTIAARLQELMEKEQVDVEERAIRYIAKVGDGSMRDALSLLDQCIAFYLGQKLTYDKVLETLGAVDTEVFSRLLRQILEKNVTGAIATIEELVIEGREMGQFVTDFTWYLRNLLLVQSSDDMEDVLDISSENLALLKEEAQVVEPPVLIRYIRIFSELSNQIRYASQKRILIEIAVIKLCKPEMEKDYESIIDRIDSLEKKLASGVMMAAPEGALGQAAGNVANAATPTPVAEFPKAVPEDVQQVVTNWNSILSEMAGISRTYMKKAIPSLGAGGTLLLAFDDPNAYEYIEENRAGCMDEFKELAANRIGKQIEVLVKLNDSGRPGKEVYPDLREAIQFDIEIEDI from the coding sequence ATGTCATACACAGCGTTGTATCGAAAATTCCGACCGCAGGAATTTGAAGATGTAAAAGGTCAGGATCATATCGTAACAACTCTTAAAAATCAGATAAAAGCAGACAGAATCGGACATGCTTATCTTTTTTGTGGAACAAGAGGAACCGGTAAGACAACCATCGCAAAGATTTTTGCGAAAGCGGTCAACTGTGAACACCCGGTGGACGGAAGTCCCTGTGGGGAATGTCCGACCTGTAAGGCGATTGCAGCAGGAACCTCGATGAATGTCATCGAGATTGATGCCGCTTCCAACAACGGTGTCGATAATATCCGTGAAATCCGCGAGGAAGTTGCATACCGGCCAACGGAAGGAAAATACAAGGTTTATATCATAGATGAGGTTCATATGCTTTCCATAGGGGCGTTCAATGCACTTTTAAAGACATTGGAAGAACCGCCGGCATATGTTATTTTTATTCTGGCAACCACGGAAGCACATAAGATTCCGATTACGATTTTATCCCGTTGCCAGAGATATGATTTTCGAAGAATCTCCATTGACACGATTGCAGCAAGATTGCAGGAGCTCATGGAGAAAGAACAGGTTGACGTAGAAGAGCGGGCAATCCGTTATATTGCAAAAGTAGGCGACGGCTCCATGCGAGATGCGTTAAGTCTGCTTGACCAGTGTATTGCCTTTTACCTTGGTCAGAAACTGACATACGACAAGGTGTTAGAGACACTGGGGGCAGTGGATACCGAAGTGTTCAGCCGCCTGCTTCGCCAGATTCTCGAGAAAAATGTCACAGGCGCGATTGCAACCATCGAGGAGCTTGTGATTGAAGGACGTGAGATGGGACAGTTTGTCACAGATTTCACGTGGTATTTGAGAAATCTTTTGCTGGTACAAAGTTCCGATGATATGGAAGATGTACTTGACATATCGAGTGAGAATCTTGCATTATTAAAAGAAGAAGCACAGGTGGTAGAACCGCCCGTGCTGATACGATACATCCGTATTTTTTCGGAGTTAAGCAATCAGATTCGTTATGCTTCACAGAAGCGTATCTTAATTGAGATTGCAGTGATTAAGTTATGTAAACCAGAGATGGAAAAAGATTACGAGTCCATCATCGACCGAATCGATTCTCTGGAAAAGAAATTAGCATCAGGTGTTATGATGGCGGCACCGGAAGGGGCTTTGGGGCAAGCAGCCGGTAATGTCGCGAATGCGGCAACACCCACTCCGGTAGCAGAGTTTCCAAAGGCAGTCCCGGAGGATGTGCAGCAGGTAGTCACAAACTGGAATTCGATTCTGTCTGAGATGGCAGGAATCTCAAGAACCTATATGAAGAAAGCGATTCCTTCATTAGGAGCAGGCGGTACATTGCTGCTTGCATTTGATGATCCAAATGCTTACGAATATATCGAAGAGAACCGTGCAGGCTGTATGGATGAATTCAAGGAGCTTGCAGCCAACCGGATTGGTAAGCAGATAGAAGTACTTGTAAAACTCAATGACAGCGGTCGCCCGGGCAAGGAAGTTTATCCGGATTTACGCGAGGCGATACAGTTTGACATAGAAATAGAAGACATTTAA
- a CDS encoding 6-phosphofructokinase, which yields MKRIGMLTSGGDCQALNAAMRGVVKALSENVDELEVYGFLNGYKGLIYGDYRLLTAKDFSGILTKGGTILGSSRQPFKLMRTPDANGLDKVAAMKQTYYKLSLDCLVILGGNGTQKTANLLREEGLNIIHLPKTIDNDIYGTDVTFGFQSAINIATDAIDCIHTTAASHNRVFIVEVMGHKVGWLTLYAGIAGGADIILLPEIPYDIDKVIEAIDKRTRQGKGFTILAVAEGAISKADADLSKKAYKEKKANAKYPSVSYEIADQILQKAGVEVRVTVPGHTQRGGSPCPYDRVLCTRLGSAAAKAILDEDYGYMIGMVNGKTKRIPLGDVAGKLKMVDPDSQMIKEAKRTGISFGD from the coding sequence ATGAAAAGAATCGGAATGTTAACAAGCGGTGGCGACTGCCAGGCACTGAATGCAGCGATGCGAGGTGTGGTAAAAGCGTTAAGTGAGAATGTAGACGAGTTAGAAGTTTATGGATTTTTAAACGGTTACAAAGGGTTGATTTACGGTGATTACCGTTTGCTGACGGCGAAGGATTTTTCCGGGATTCTGACAAAAGGCGGTACGATTTTAGGCTCTTCCAGACAACCGTTTAAGCTTATGCGCACACCGGATGCGAATGGGTTGGATAAGGTCGCAGCAATGAAGCAGACTTATTATAAATTATCCCTGGACTGTCTTGTGATTCTTGGTGGAAACGGAACGCAAAAGACAGCGAACCTGCTTCGGGAGGAAGGCCTCAATATCATCCATCTTCCAAAGACAATTGACAATGATATTTATGGAACGGATGTGACGTTTGGTTTCCAAAGTGCCATTAACATTGCAACCGACGCCATAGATTGTATTCATACAACAGCGGCTTCCCATAACCGTGTGTTTATTGTGGAAGTAATGGGACACAAAGTCGGATGGCTGACGTTATATGCAGGAATCGCAGGTGGCGCAGATATTATCCTGCTTCCAGAGATTCCGTATGATATCGATAAGGTAATCGAAGCAATCGATAAGAGAACACGCCAGGGAAAAGGTTTCACGATTCTTGCAGTTGCGGAAGGCGCAATTTCCAAGGCGGACGCAGACCTTTCCAAGAAGGCATACAAGGAGAAAAAGGCGAATGCCAAATATCCATCCGTCTCCTACGAGATTGCAGACCAGATTTTGCAAAAAGCCGGCGTTGAGGTGCGTGTGACCGTTCCGGGGCATACACAGCGTGGAGGAAGTCCATGTCCTTACGACAGAGTTCTTTGTACAAGACTTGGTTCGGCAGCCGCAAAAGCAATTCTTGACGAAGATTATGGTTATATGATTGGTATGGTCAATGGAAAGACCAAAAGAATTCCACTCGGCGATGTAGCCGGAAAATTAAAAATGGTGGATCCGGACAGCCAGATGATTAAAGAAGCAAAACGCACCGGAATCAGTTTTGGTGATTAA